Proteins from a genomic interval of Anomalospiza imberbis isolate Cuckoo-Finch-1a 21T00152 chromosome 18, ASM3175350v1, whole genome shotgun sequence:
- the LOC137484856 gene encoding serotransferrin-2-like isoform X2, with protein sequence MMKTVILIVLITFSLLASGKKFRWCTLSDLEQRKCAELSKALTAVLPLTTASSFTRISCIRAHNTYDCIDKIRANKADAASLDAGDVYSAVKLYGLTVVAKEIYDQGNCVFAVAIAKRGTLDIQSLRGVRSCHNGARWTSGWNIPLGFLLARNFLSWDEAQPLSQAISEYFNASCIPGVGVAAPQLCALCQGQKSYVRDRNHFCETSSNEPFYDSEGAFRCLKDGVADVAFLDHLRIMSATESEQQEYELLCPDGSTAELTEYSTCNLGKGPGRGIVTRNNFQKITNKFLSMIQRLFGHKGKERARFELFSSAPFGGKNLLFRDATQHLQLLEEQLEIAYVLGLDYVALLKGLGHEGSSLDNSVVRWCCISDAELRKCEEWALNIKSDPLVCVQATSMTKCIEMIKSSEADAVTLDATHVYIAGRCGLVPVAAECYGGDCAPAAETMENTGKLIHLKHKALPPVYAVALAKRSAKQIHIHNLRGRRSCHSHLYSPGGWLLLSRHTVGAQQNDTENCDIASAYQNYFWKGCMPGAGGNLCKVCIGDGEVEGARVSSRCAASHNERYYGNMGALRCLVGNPSGRSFGDVAFLEHSNLLQNIEDLGSSGWAEGYTPLDFELLCPDGTRAAVTEWAGCNLGPIPPSTVMTRPVTVTKISDFLLKSQV encoded by the exons ATGATGAAGACAGTGATTTTAATTGTCCTAATCACCTTCTCTTTGCTGGCTTCAG GAAAGAAATTCCGATGGTGCACCCTTTCTGACCTGGAACAAAGAAAGTGTGCTGAGCTCTCCAAAGCACTTACAGCTGTGCTGCCCCTCACTACTGCCAGTTCCTTTACTAGGATTTCTTGCATCAGAGCCCATAATACATATGACTGCATTGATAAAATCAGG GCAAATAAAGCAGATGCTGCCTCCTTGGATGCTGGAGATGTTTACTCTGCTGTAAAGCTGTACGGTTTGACAGTGGTGGCAAAAGAGATCTATGATCAAG GGAATTGTGTGTTTGCTGTGGCCATTGCCAAACGAGGAACTCTGGATATCCAGAGTCTACGAGGTGTGCGCAGCTGTCACAATGGAGCCAGGTGGACATCGGGCTGGAATATTCCACTTGGCTTTCTCCTTGcaagaaattttctttcctgggATGAGGCCCAACCTCTGAGTCAAG CAATTAGTGAGTATTTCAATGCAAGCTGCATCCCTGGGGTTGGTGTTGCTGCTCCCCAGTTGTGTGCTCTCTGCCAAGGACAAAAGTCCTATGTCCGAGACAGGAATCACTTCTGTGAGACAAGCAGTAATGAACCCTTCTATGACTCTGAGGGAGCCTTCAG ATGCTTGAAGGATGGAGTGGCAGATGTTGCCTTTTTAGATCATCTAAGAATTATGAGTGCCACAG AGTCAGAACAACAGGAATATGAACTCTTGTGTCCTGATGGGTCCACAGCTGAGCTGACTGAATACAGCACCTGTAACCTGGGCAAGGGGCCTGGCCGCGGTATCGTCACCCGCAACAACTTCCAGAAGATCACCAACAAATTTCTTAGCATGATCCAA CGCCTCTTTGGGcataaaggaaaggaaagagccagaTTTGAACTCTTCAGTTCAGCACCATTTGGGGGAAAGAACCTGCTGTTCCGAGATGCCACTcagcacctgcagcttctcgaggagcagctggagattGCCTATGTTCTTGGTCTGGATTATGTAGCTCTCCTTAAGGGACTCGGCCATGAAG GGAGCTCTTTGGACAACAGCGTTGTGCGCTGGTGCTGCATCAGTGATGCTGAGCTTCGCAAATGTGAGGAGTGGGCACTGAACATCAAATCTGACCCGTTAGTCTGTGTCCAAGCCACTTCCATGACCAAATGCATTGAAATGATCAAG AGTAGTGAGGCTGATGCGGTCACCCTGGATGCAACACATGTGTACATTGCAGGGAGATGTGGACTGGTGCCTGTAGCTGCAGAATGCTATG GGGGAGATtgtgctccagcagctgagACCATGGAGAACACAGGGAAACTAATTCATCTTAAACACAAAG CATTACCACCGGTTTATGCTGTTGCCCTAGCTAAGAGAAGTGCCAAACAGATTCACATCCATAACCTTAGGGGAAGGCGATCCTGCCACAGTCACCTGTACAGTCCTGGAGGATGGTTACTTCTGTCCAGACACACAGTGGGAGCTCAGCAGAATGATACTGAGAACTGTGATATTGCCTCTG CTTATCAGAATTACTTTTGGAAGGGCTGCATGCCAGGAGCAGGTGGAAACCTGTGCAAGGTGTGCATTGGAGATGGTGAGGTGGAAGGAGCTCGAGTGTCCAGCAGATGTGCTGCGAGTCACAACGAACGTTACTATGGCAATATGGGAGCACTCAG GTGCCTAGTTGGCAATCCCAGTGGAAGAAGCTTTGGAGATGTAGCTTTCCTGGAACACTCAAACCTGCTCCAGAACATAGAGG atctgGGCAGCTCTGGTTGGGCAGAAGGTTATACCCCCCTTGACTTTGAACTCTTGTGTCCGGACGGAACACGCGCCGCAGTCACAGAATGGGCAGGCTGTAACCTTGGCCCCATTCCCCCCAGCACAGTCATGACTCGACCTGTCACTGTCACTAAAATCTCTGACTTCCTACTGAAATCTCAGGTGTGA
- the LOC137484856 gene encoding serotransferrin-2-like isoform X1 — translation MMKTVILIVLITFSLLASGKKFRWCTLSDLEQRKCAELSKALTAVLPLTTASSFTRISCIRAHNTYDCIDKIRANKADAASLDAGDVYSAVKLYGLTVVAKEIYDQGNCVFAVAIAKRGTLDIQSLRGVRSCHNGARWTSGWNIPLGFLLARNFLSWDEAQPLSQAISEYFNASCIPGVGVAAPQLCALCQGQKSYVRDRNHFCETSSNEPFYDSEGAFRCLKDGVADVAFLDHLRIMSATESEQQEYELLCPDGSTAELTEYSTCNLGKGPGRGIVTRNNFQKITNKFLSMIQRLFGHKGKERARFELFSSAPFGGKNLLFRDATQHLQLLEEQLEIAYVLGLDYVALLKGLGHEGSSLDNSVVRWCCISDAELRKCEEWALNIKSDPLVCVQATSMTKCIEMIKSSEADAVTLDATHVYIAGRCGLVPVAAECYGGDCAPAAETMENTGKLIHLKHKALPPVYAVALAKRSAKQIHIHNLRGRRSCHSHLYSPGGWLLLSRHTVGAQQNDTENCDIASAYQNYFWKGCMPGAGGNLCKVCIGDGEVEGARVSSRCAASHNERYYGNMGALRCLVGNPSGRSFGDVAFLEHSNLLQNIEDLGSSGWAEGYTPLDFELLCPDGTRAAVTEWAGCNLGPIPPSTVMTRPVTVTKISDFLLKSQESLGSKLDSEFQLFQSWKYGESDLLFKDTTQSLVHASHLSYQEILGESFIQLAESVFNCTPAGILDFCKQDICASSSN, via the exons ATGATGAAGACAGTGATTTTAATTGTCCTAATCACCTTCTCTTTGCTGGCTTCAG GAAAGAAATTCCGATGGTGCACCCTTTCTGACCTGGAACAAAGAAAGTGTGCTGAGCTCTCCAAAGCACTTACAGCTGTGCTGCCCCTCACTACTGCCAGTTCCTTTACTAGGATTTCTTGCATCAGAGCCCATAATACATATGACTGCATTGATAAAATCAGG GCAAATAAAGCAGATGCTGCCTCCTTGGATGCTGGAGATGTTTACTCTGCTGTAAAGCTGTACGGTTTGACAGTGGTGGCAAAAGAGATCTATGATCAAG GGAATTGTGTGTTTGCTGTGGCCATTGCCAAACGAGGAACTCTGGATATCCAGAGTCTACGAGGTGTGCGCAGCTGTCACAATGGAGCCAGGTGGACATCGGGCTGGAATATTCCACTTGGCTTTCTCCTTGcaagaaattttctttcctgggATGAGGCCCAACCTCTGAGTCAAG CAATTAGTGAGTATTTCAATGCAAGCTGCATCCCTGGGGTTGGTGTTGCTGCTCCCCAGTTGTGTGCTCTCTGCCAAGGACAAAAGTCCTATGTCCGAGACAGGAATCACTTCTGTGAGACAAGCAGTAATGAACCCTTCTATGACTCTGAGGGAGCCTTCAG ATGCTTGAAGGATGGAGTGGCAGATGTTGCCTTTTTAGATCATCTAAGAATTATGAGTGCCACAG AGTCAGAACAACAGGAATATGAACTCTTGTGTCCTGATGGGTCCACAGCTGAGCTGACTGAATACAGCACCTGTAACCTGGGCAAGGGGCCTGGCCGCGGTATCGTCACCCGCAACAACTTCCAGAAGATCACCAACAAATTTCTTAGCATGATCCAA CGCCTCTTTGGGcataaaggaaaggaaagagccagaTTTGAACTCTTCAGTTCAGCACCATTTGGGGGAAAGAACCTGCTGTTCCGAGATGCCACTcagcacctgcagcttctcgaggagcagctggagattGCCTATGTTCTTGGTCTGGATTATGTAGCTCTCCTTAAGGGACTCGGCCATGAAG GGAGCTCTTTGGACAACAGCGTTGTGCGCTGGTGCTGCATCAGTGATGCTGAGCTTCGCAAATGTGAGGAGTGGGCACTGAACATCAAATCTGACCCGTTAGTCTGTGTCCAAGCCACTTCCATGACCAAATGCATTGAAATGATCAAG AGTAGTGAGGCTGATGCGGTCACCCTGGATGCAACACATGTGTACATTGCAGGGAGATGTGGACTGGTGCCTGTAGCTGCAGAATGCTATG GGGGAGATtgtgctccagcagctgagACCATGGAGAACACAGGGAAACTAATTCATCTTAAACACAAAG CATTACCACCGGTTTATGCTGTTGCCCTAGCTAAGAGAAGTGCCAAACAGATTCACATCCATAACCTTAGGGGAAGGCGATCCTGCCACAGTCACCTGTACAGTCCTGGAGGATGGTTACTTCTGTCCAGACACACAGTGGGAGCTCAGCAGAATGATACTGAGAACTGTGATATTGCCTCTG CTTATCAGAATTACTTTTGGAAGGGCTGCATGCCAGGAGCAGGTGGAAACCTGTGCAAGGTGTGCATTGGAGATGGTGAGGTGGAAGGAGCTCGAGTGTCCAGCAGATGTGCTGCGAGTCACAACGAACGTTACTATGGCAATATGGGAGCACTCAG GTGCCTAGTTGGCAATCCCAGTGGAAGAAGCTTTGGAGATGTAGCTTTCCTGGAACACTCAAACCTGCTCCAGAACATAGAGG atctgGGCAGCTCTGGTTGGGCAGAAGGTTATACCCCCCTTGACTTTGAACTCTTGTGTCCGGACGGAACACGCGCCGCAGTCACAGAATGGGCAGGCTGTAACCTTGGCCCCATTCCCCCCAGCACAGTCATGACTCGACCTGTCACTGTCACTAAAATCTCTGACTTCCTACTGAAATCTCAG GAATCTCTAGGAAGCAAATTGGATTCTGAATTCCAGCTCTTTCAGTCCTGGAAGTATGGTGAAAGTGATCTGCTTTTTAAAGACACCACTCAGTCCCTTGTTCATGCAAGCCATCTGAGCTATCAGGAGATCCTTGGAGAGTCTTTCATTCAGCTGGCAGAATCAGTGTTTAATTGCACACCTGCAG GCATCCTGGACTTCTGCAAACAGGATATCTGTGCATCCTCGTCCAACTGA